The Salegentibacter mishustinae genome includes a window with the following:
- a CDS encoding PLP-dependent cysteine synthase family protein yields MDYVENILGTIGNTPMVKMNKITKDIDALVLAKYETFNPGNSVKDRMAVKMVEEAEASGKLKPGGTIIEGTSGNTGMGLALAAIVKGYKMVCVLSDKQSKEKIDILKAVGCEVIVCPTEVAPEDPRSYYSTSKRMAEETPNSWYVNQYDNLANTKAHYESTGPEIWEQTDGKVTHFVVGVGTGGTISGVGKYLKEKNPNIKVWGIDTYGSVFKKYHETGEFDEKEIYPYITEGIGEDILPKNVDFSVIDGFTKVTDKDAAIYTRKLAEEEGFFLGNSAGAAAKGLLQLKEHFTKDDVVVVLFHDHGSRYVGKIFNDEWMKAQGFID; encoded by the coding sequence ATGGATTACGTAGAAAATATATTGGGAACTATTGGTAATACGCCAATGGTTAAAATGAATAAGATCACTAAAGATATTGATGCGCTTGTTTTAGCTAAATATGAAACTTTTAACCCTGGAAATTCGGTTAAAGATCGTATGGCGGTAAAAATGGTAGAAGAAGCGGAAGCTAGTGGGAAATTAAAACCAGGCGGGACTATTATTGAAGGAACTTCCGGGAATACCGGGATGGGTCTGGCGCTTGCAGCAATTGTGAAAGGATACAAGATGGTTTGTGTACTTTCTGATAAGCAGAGTAAAGAGAAAATTGATATTCTAAAAGCTGTAGGTTGCGAAGTAATTGTTTGCCCTACTGAAGTTGCACCCGAAGATCCACGTTCTTACTATTCAACCTCTAAAAGAATGGCCGAGGAAACGCCAAATTCCTGGTACGTGAATCAGTATGATAATTTGGCCAATACTAAAGCACATTACGAAAGTACCGGGCCGGAAATTTGGGAACAAACCGATGGAAAAGTGACTCACTTTGTTGTAGGTGTTGGTACCGGCGGAACTATTTCTGGAGTTGGTAAATATTTAAAAGAGAAAAATCCGAATATTAAAGTTTGGGGAATTGATACTTACGGTTCAGTTTTTAAGAAATACCATGAAACCGGTGAGTTCGATGAAAAGGAGATCTATCCTTATATCACTGAAGGAATTGGAGAAGATATTTTGCCAAAAAATGTAGATTTTAGCGTAATTGACGGCTTCACTAAAGTGACCGATAAAGATGCGGCAATTTATACCCGAAAACTTGCTGAAGAAGAAGGCTTTTTCTTAGGAAATTCGGCTGGAGCTGCGGCAAAAGGATTACTTCAGTTAAAAGAGCATTTTACCAAAGATGATGTAGTAGTTGTTTTATTTCACGACCATGGAAGTAGGTATGTTGGAAAAATTTTCAACGATGAATGGATGAAAGCACAGGGTTTTATTGATTAA
- the recQ gene encoding DNA helicase RecQ, with protein MSLTEIDLHQQLKKYFGFSQFKGLQEEVITSIVKGNNSFVVMPTGGGKSLCYQLPALIEEGTAIVVSPLIALMKNQVDAIRSISEEHGVAHVLNSSLNKTEVRQVKADIESGVCKLLYVAPESLTKEDHVEFLKQQKISFLAIDEAHCISEWGHDFRPEYRNLRSIIKRIGDNIPIIALTATATPKVQEDILKNLGIPDANTFKASFNRPNLYYEVRPKTKNVDADIIRFIKQNSGKSGIIYCLSRKKVEELAQTLQVNGINAVPYHAGLDAKKRSKHQDQFLMEEIDVVVATIAFGMGIDKPDVRFVIHHDIPKSIESYYQETGRAGRDGGEGHCLAFYSYKDIEKLEKFMSGKPVAEQEIGHALLQEVVAYAETSISRRKFILHYFGEEFDGETGEGASMDDNVRNPKKQHEAGDEVELLLKTVKETKQLYKSKEVVKTLIGKSNAVILSHKTDTHPLFGKGKDRDGKYWMALIRQVLVAGYLKKDIETYGVIKLTAKGEDFLKNPTSFMMTDDHIFDSTTEAVSTASQSSGGGVDKTLVKMLKDLRKKVAVKNEVPPFVVFQDPSLEDMAIKYPVNIEELTNIFGVGENKAKKFGKEFLDLIQRYVDENEIVRPDDLVVKSTGANSALKLYIIQNVDRKLPLDDIASAKGMEMKEFIKEMEAIVYSGTKLNINYWIDDILDEDQQEEIHEYFLEADTDKIDEAIKEFDGDYDDEELRLYRIKFISEVAN; from the coding sequence ATGAGTTTGACGGAAATTGATTTACACCAACAGCTAAAGAAGTACTTTGGGTTTAGCCAATTCAAAGGACTTCAGGAAGAGGTGATTACCAGCATTGTAAAAGGAAATAATTCTTTTGTGGTAATGCCTACCGGAGGAGGGAAATCCCTATGTTACCAACTCCCTGCGTTGATTGAAGAAGGAACGGCAATTGTGGTTTCGCCCCTAATAGCTTTAATGAAGAACCAGGTAGATGCTATACGTAGTATTTCTGAAGAGCATGGCGTAGCCCATGTGCTAAATTCTTCCCTTAACAAAACCGAGGTTAGACAAGTTAAAGCAGACATAGAAAGTGGCGTTTGTAAACTGCTTTATGTAGCTCCCGAATCGCTTACCAAAGAAGATCATGTTGAGTTTTTAAAACAACAAAAGATATCTTTTCTAGCTATAGACGAGGCGCACTGTATTAGTGAGTGGGGACACGATTTTAGACCCGAATACCGGAATTTGCGAAGCATTATAAAGCGAATAGGAGATAATATTCCAATTATTGCGCTTACTGCAACGGCAACACCTAAAGTACAGGAAGATATTTTAAAGAATTTGGGAATTCCCGATGCAAATACCTTTAAAGCCAGTTTTAACCGACCTAATTTATACTACGAGGTGCGGCCCAAAACTAAAAATGTTGATGCCGATATTATTCGTTTTATTAAACAGAATAGTGGGAAATCTGGGATTATCTATTGTTTAAGTAGAAAAAAGGTTGAAGAACTTGCCCAGACTTTACAGGTAAACGGAATTAACGCCGTGCCTTATCACGCAGGGTTAGACGCAAAGAAGCGCAGCAAACATCAGGATCAATTTCTTATGGAAGAAATTGATGTGGTTGTGGCTACCATAGCCTTTGGGATGGGAATAGACAAACCAGATGTTAGGTTTGTAATTCACCACGATATTCCAAAAAGTATAGAAAGTTATTACCAGGAAACCGGCCGGGCAGGTAGAGACGGCGGGGAAGGGCATTGTCTTGCCTTTTATTCCTATAAAGATATAGAAAAGCTCGAAAAATTTATGAGCGGAAAACCTGTTGCCGAACAGGAAATAGGTCACGCCCTTTTGCAGGAAGTAGTGGCTTATGCAGAAACTTCAATTTCCCGTAGAAAATTTATTTTGCATTATTTTGGAGAAGAATTTGACGGGGAAACCGGCGAAGGCGCGTCTATGGACGATAATGTTAGAAATCCTAAAAAGCAACACGAAGCCGGAGACGAGGTAGAATTGCTGTTGAAGACGGTTAAGGAAACCAAGCAGCTTTATAAGTCTAAAGAAGTAGTGAAAACGCTTATAGGAAAATCGAACGCGGTTATTTTATCACATAAAACCGATACGCATCCTTTATTCGGAAAAGGGAAAGACCGGGATGGAAAATATTGGATGGCTTTAATCAGGCAGGTGCTGGTTGCAGGGTATTTAAAGAAAGATATTGAAACCTATGGCGTGATAAAACTTACCGCTAAAGGAGAAGATTTTTTAAAGAATCCGACATCTTTTATGATGACCGACGATCATATTTTTGACAGTACTACAGAAGCTGTTTCTACTGCAAGCCAATCTAGTGGTGGCGGGGTAGATAAAACGCTGGTAAAAATGTTAAAGGATCTTAGAAAGAAAGTTGCTGTAAAAAATGAGGTTCCTCCGTTTGTGGTATTTCAGGATCCTTCGCTCGAAGATATGGCGATTAAATACCCGGTGAATATTGAAGAACTCACTAATATTTTTGGGGTAGGAGAGAACAAAGCCAAAAAATTCGGTAAAGAATTTTTGGATCTAATTCAGCGCTATGTTGATGAAAATGAGATTGTACGGCCAGATGATCTGGTGGTTAAATCTACCGGCGCCAATTCGGCTTTAAAATTATATATTATCCAGAATGTAGATAGAAAACTACCTTTAGATGATATCGCTTCTGCCAAGGGCATGGAGATGAAAGAATTTATAAAGGAAATGGAAGCCATTGTTTATAGCGGAACAAAGCTGAACATAAATTACTGGATAGACGATATATTAGACGAAGACCAGCAGGAAGAAATTCACGAATATTTTTTGGAAGCTGATACCGATAAAATTGATGAAGCTATTAAAGAATTTGATGGCGATTATGACGATGAAGAACTTCGGTTATATCGCATTAAATTTATTAGCGAAGTAGCGAATTAG
- a CDS encoding class I SAM-dependent methyltransferase, with product MNQQTSVKDIFGKAISAYYHEKDKTNIEVHSPDFDDDVIPVPYLFRNYAEMPPLERKALQLAKGRVLDVGCGAGSHSLYLQNNKKLKVTAIDTSAGAIEISHLRGIKNALNIDFFDLKDEKFDTILMLMNGSGIIGKLRNLDKFFKKAKELLNPGGKILLDSSDLSYLFDRDEDGGIWIDSEAAYYGELEFKVTYKGESSEYFDWLYIDFNTLKFAAESNNFTCKLIKEGEHFDYLAELQPLKQ from the coding sequence ATGAATCAGCAAACTTCAGTAAAAGACATTTTTGGAAAAGCAATTTCCGCTTATTACCACGAAAAAGATAAAACCAATATTGAGGTACATTCGCCAGATTTTGATGATGATGTAATTCCTGTTCCCTATTTATTCCGAAATTATGCCGAAATGCCGCCTCTGGAACGAAAGGCTTTACAACTTGCTAAAGGCCGGGTTTTAGATGTTGGTTGTGGTGCAGGAAGCCATTCCCTTTATCTTCAGAATAATAAAAAACTTAAAGTAACCGCTATTGATACTTCTGCAGGCGCTATAGAGATTTCTCATTTACGCGGAATTAAAAATGCCCTTAACATCGATTTTTTCGACTTAAAAGATGAAAAATTCGATACGATTTTAATGCTTATGAATGGCAGCGGAATTATTGGAAAGCTCAGAAATCTGGACAAATTCTTTAAGAAAGCTAAAGAACTACTCAATCCTGGCGGAAAAATACTCCTGGATTCTTCCGACTTAAGTTATTTATTTGATCGCGACGAAGATGGCGGAATTTGGATAGATTCTGAAGCTGCTTACTATGGAGAGTTAGAATTTAAAGTGACATATAAAGGAGAAAGTTCAGAATATTTTGACTGGCTTTATATAGATTTTAATACCCTGAAATTTGCCGCAGAATCAAATAATTTCACTTGTAAACTTATTAAAGAAGGAGAGCATTTCGATTATTTAGCTGAATTACAGCCTTTAAAACAATAA
- a CDS encoding YkgJ family cysteine cluster protein, with the protein MEEILKNLPEKAKDKHKENKKFFAKLRKKPPKDLDKQMQEMHDEEFSRTNCLDCANCCKTTGPLFTNKDIERISKHLKLKPQQFIEQYLRIDEDKDYVLQEVPCTFLASDNYCLIYDVRPKACREFPHTDRKDFHKISNLTLKNTAICPAAYNIVEEMKRRIKA; encoded by the coding sequence ATGGAAGAAATTCTGAAAAATCTCCCCGAGAAGGCCAAAGATAAGCATAAGGAAAATAAAAAGTTTTTTGCAAAGCTTAGAAAAAAGCCGCCTAAAGATCTGGATAAGCAAATGCAGGAAATGCACGATGAAGAATTTTCCCGAACCAATTGCCTGGATTGCGCAAATTGTTGTAAAACTACAGGGCCGCTTTTTACCAATAAAGATATAGAACGCATTAGCAAGCATTTAAAACTCAAGCCGCAACAGTTTATTGAGCAGTATTTGCGAATTGATGAAGACAAAGATTATGTATTACAGGAAGTGCCCTGTACTTTTCTGGCATCAGATAATTACTGCCTAATATACGATGTGCGACCGAAAGCCTGCCGGGAATTCCCGCATACCGACCGGAAGGATTTTCATAAGATCTCTAACCTCACACTAAAAAACACCGCCATTTGTCCTGCGGCTTATAATATAGTTGAAGAAATGAAGAGAAGAATTAAAGCTTAA
- the lptB gene encoding LPS export ABC transporter ATP-binding protein, which yields MKLRAENLVKAYKGKKVVKGISLEVNQGEIVGLLGPNGAGKTTSFYMIVGLIKPNSGKIVLDQENITKFPMYKRAQYGIGYLAQEASVFRKLSIEDNIMSVLELTDLSKEERHEKMETLIEEFGLGHIRKNRGDLLSGGERRRTEIARALATDPSFILLDEPFAGVDPVAVEDIQRIVAQLKDKNIGILITDHNVQETLAITDRTYLMFEGSILKHGQPEELAEDEMVRKVYLGQNFELRKKKLFK from the coding sequence ATGAAATTACGCGCCGAGAATTTAGTTAAAGCCTACAAAGGAAAGAAAGTTGTAAAAGGGATCTCGCTGGAAGTAAACCAGGGAGAGATCGTTGGATTACTTGGGCCCAATGGTGCCGGGAAAACCACTTCTTTTTATATGATCGTGGGGCTTATTAAACCAAATTCCGGTAAGATAGTTTTAGACCAAGAGAATATTACCAAATTTCCAATGTATAAAAGGGCTCAATATGGAATTGGGTACCTTGCTCAGGAAGCTTCAGTTTTTAGGAAACTCAGTATTGAAGATAATATTATGAGTGTACTGGAACTCACCGATCTTTCTAAAGAAGAACGCCACGAGAAAATGGAAACCCTTATCGAGGAATTTGGATTAGGCCATATTCGCAAAAACCGGGGTGATCTTTTAAGTGGTGGTGAAAGAAGACGTACAGAAATTGCCCGTGCACTGGCAACAGACCCTAGTTTTATTCTGCTGGATGAACCTTTTGCAGGTGTAGACCCTGTGGCGGTGGAAGATATTCAAAGAATTGTTGCGCAATTAAAAGACAAAAACATCGGTATTCTTATCACCGATCACAACGTGCAGGAAACCCTTGCTATTACCGACAGAACTTACCTGATGTTTGAAGGAAGTATCCTAAAACATGGTCAACCGGAAGAACTCGCAGAAGACGAAATGGTAAGAAAGGTTTACCTGGGACAGAACTTTGAGCTAAGGAAAAAGAAATTATTTAAGTAA
- a CDS encoding ABC transporter permease, giving the protein MNFEFFVVKRLIGGKSHKSSISAPIIKIAIMAIAIGVVMMLVSFATGLGLQEKIRDKIAAFNGHINISNYDNNSSQVTLTPVDKNQEFYPEFNKVEGIAHVQAVATKFGIIRTETDFEGVIVKGVGTDYNWNYFKDFLVEGELPNVADKLNDEVLISSYLANRLQLNVGDKIPTYFLRDGSERPLTRGFVITGIYDSGFMEFDKLYVLADIRHIQRLNRWEENQVGNFEVFLNDFNEIDKKGQEVYENTGSFLDTQTITQTYYSIFEWLALFDFNIALIIGIMILVAGINMITALLVLILERTQMIGILKALGGNDWSIRKIFLYNAGYLIIKGLFWGNLIGLGLLLLQKYFKLVPLDPSTYYVTEVPVYLNWDYILAVNLGTLVLCMLMLIIPSIIISKISPSRAIKFE; this is encoded by the coding sequence TTGAATTTTGAATTTTTTGTTGTTAAACGCCTAATTGGCGGTAAGAGCCATAAAAGTAGTATTTCTGCTCCTATTATAAAAATAGCAATTATGGCAATTGCAATTGGAGTGGTAATGATGCTCGTTTCTTTTGCCACCGGGCTTGGTTTGCAGGAAAAAATAAGAGATAAGATCGCCGCCTTTAATGGGCATATCAATATCTCAAATTACGACAATAATAGTTCGCAGGTTACGCTTACCCCTGTAGATAAAAACCAGGAATTTTACCCTGAATTCAATAAGGTTGAAGGTATTGCTCACGTTCAGGCGGTAGCTACTAAGTTTGGGATAATTAGAACCGAAACCGATTTTGAAGGAGTGATTGTAAAGGGGGTGGGAACCGATTATAACTGGAATTATTTTAAAGATTTTCTGGTAGAAGGTGAGCTGCCAAATGTTGCTGATAAACTTAATGATGAGGTTTTAATTTCTTCATACCTGGCCAATAGGCTTCAATTAAATGTTGGTGATAAAATACCTACTTACTTTTTAAGGGATGGCAGCGAACGCCCTTTAACCCGTGGTTTTGTGATCACCGGAATTTACGATTCGGGGTTTATGGAGTTTGATAAACTATATGTGCTGGCCGATATTCGGCATATTCAGCGTCTTAATCGCTGGGAAGAAAATCAAGTAGGGAATTTTGAAGTTTTTCTAAATGATTTTAATGAAATTGATAAAAAAGGCCAGGAAGTTTATGAGAACACCGGCTCTTTTTTAGACACACAAACCATTACCCAGACATACTATTCTATTTTTGAATGGCTGGCGCTTTTCGATTTTAATATCGCGCTGATTATCGGAATTATGATCCTGGTAGCGGGAATAAATATGATTACCGCTTTACTGGTTTTAATACTGGAACGCACCCAAATGATAGGTATTTTAAAAGCATTGGGTGGAAACGATTGGAGCATTAGAAAGATTTTTCTTTATAACGCAGGTTACCTTATTATTAAGGGACTTTTTTGGGGGAACTTAATTGGGCTGGGGCTTTTATTGCTTCAGAAGTATTTTAAGCTCGTTCCACTAGATCCCAGTACATATTACGTGACAGAAGTTCCTGTTTATTTAAACTGGGACTATATTCTGGCAGTAAACCTGGGAACATTGGTTTTATGTATGCTAATGCTTATAATTCCTTCAATAATAATTTCGAAGATTTCTCCTTCAAGAGCAATTAAGTTTGAATAA
- a CDS encoding KpsF/GutQ family sugar-phosphate isomerase, with protein MKLKEKILTAAKETISIEAKAIANLENFIDSEFAEAVEHIYKAKGRVIVTGIGKSAVIATKIVATLNSTGTPAIFMHAADAIHGDLGTIQKEDVVICISKSGNSPEIKVLVPYIKDFKNLLVGITADRDSFLGKESDFVLNSYVEKEACPNNLAPTTSTTAQMVIGDALAICLLKLKGFSRKDFAKYHPGGSLGKKLYLRVSDITAQNMKPQVAPETSVTDAIIEISEKMLGVAAVIENDKIIGIITDGDIRRMLKNNTEFKDLTARDIMSPAPKTIDQDALAVDALEMLEENKISQLLALENQTYSGVVHIHNLIREGIL; from the coding sequence TTGAAACTGAAGGAAAAAATTCTTACCGCAGCTAAAGAAACCATTTCCATTGAAGCCAAAGCAATTGCAAACCTGGAAAATTTTATTGATAGTGAGTTCGCTGAAGCTGTAGAACACATTTACAAAGCTAAAGGAAGGGTAATTGTTACAGGCATCGGAAAAAGCGCCGTTATTGCCACTAAAATAGTTGCCACACTTAATTCTACAGGCACTCCCGCAATTTTTATGCATGCTGCAGATGCTATTCACGGCGATCTGGGAACCATACAAAAAGAGGATGTAGTAATTTGTATTTCTAAAAGTGGAAATAGTCCAGAAATTAAAGTGCTAGTACCTTATATTAAAGATTTCAAAAACCTACTTGTCGGCATTACTGCCGACAGAGACTCTTTCCTAGGAAAAGAATCTGATTTTGTTTTGAATTCTTATGTTGAAAAAGAAGCCTGCCCAAATAACCTTGCACCTACAACAAGTACAACTGCGCAAATGGTTATTGGTGATGCACTTGCTATCTGCCTTTTAAAGCTGAAAGGTTTTTCAAGGAAAGATTTTGCAAAATATCATCCCGGTGGCTCCCTGGGGAAAAAGCTATATTTACGCGTTAGCGACATTACCGCTCAAAATATGAAACCGCAGGTTGCCCCAGAAACTTCGGTTACCGATGCAATTATTGAGATTTCAGAAAAAATGCTTGGTGTAGCCGCAGTAATTGAAAACGATAAAATTATAGGTATAATTACCGATGGTGACATAAGGCGTATGCTTAAAAACAACACCGAATTTAAAGATCTTACTGCAAGAGATATAATGAGCCCAGCGCCAAAAACTATAGACCAGGATGCCCTGGCGGTAGATGCTTTAGAAATGCTGGAAGAGAATAAGATCTCCCAATTACTGGCACTGGAAAACCAAACCTATTCGGGTGTCGTACATATCCATAACCTAATTCGAGAAGGAATTTTATAA
- a CDS encoding carboxymuconolactone decarboxylase family protein, which translates to MINKVDEFNAYRQQMNDKILGENNKVLKRIFNLDTNAFSEGAVDKKTKELLGLVASLVLRCDDCVKYHLESSFKEGLSREQVMETLSIGTLIGGTIVIPHLRRAHEYWEALETAHQE; encoded by the coding sequence ATGATCAATAAAGTTGACGAATTCAATGCTTACCGTCAGCAGATGAATGATAAAATTCTGGGTGAGAACAATAAAGTTCTTAAAAGGATTTTCAATTTAGATACCAACGCCTTTTCGGAAGGTGCTGTAGATAAAAAAACAAAAGAATTACTAGGTCTTGTAGCCTCGCTTGTTTTACGTTGTGATGATTGCGTAAAATACCATTTAGAATCCAGTTTTAAAGAAGGTTTAAGCCGGGAACAGGTAATGGAAACCCTTAGTATTGGAACTTTGATTGGGGGAACGATTGTTATTCCTCACCTTAGAAGAGCTCATGAATACTGGGAAGCTTTGGAAACCGCACATCAGGAATAG
- the tatC gene encoding twin-arginine translocase subunit TatC codes for MKQIGTPEPEMSFLDHLEDLRWHLIRAVIAIVVAGSIAFLLKGFIFDVLLFGPSRGDFFSYDMLCKISSSLGLDAGFCFDEMPFRIQSRTMGGQFSAHVWTSITAGFIIAFPYVIYQFWQFVAPAMHDNERKHAKGFIFITSFLFFIGVVFGYYVVTPLSINFLGKYQVSEAVFNDFDLSSYIGLVRASVLASGLIFELPIVIYFLTRVGVVTPQFLKKYRKYALVIVLILSAVITPPDIVSQIIVAIPVLILYEVSILISKVIYKQELRKINKK; via the coding sequence ATGAAGCAAATTGGCACCCCTGAACCAGAGATGTCCTTTTTGGACCATTTAGAAGATTTAAGATGGCACTTAATACGTGCGGTTATCGCAATAGTTGTAGCCGGCTCTATAGCCTTTCTTTTAAAAGGATTCATCTTTGACGTATTACTTTTTGGCCCTAGTAGAGGCGATTTCTTTTCTTACGATATGCTTTGTAAGATATCTTCTTCACTTGGCCTTGATGCCGGATTTTGTTTTGACGAAATGCCTTTTAGAATTCAAAGTAGAACTATGGGCGGGCAATTCTCTGCCCACGTTTGGACTTCAATTACGGCCGGTTTTATAATTGCATTTCCTTATGTAATTTACCAGTTTTGGCAGTTTGTGGCGCCTGCAATGCATGATAACGAACGCAAGCACGCAAAAGGATTTATTTTCATAACCTCATTCCTGTTTTTTATTGGAGTAGTTTTCGGATATTACGTAGTAACTCCTTTATCAATAAATTTCCTCGGAAAATACCAGGTTAGTGAAGCCGTTTTTAACGATTTTGACCTGAGTAGTTATATTGGCCTGGTTAGAGCCTCAGTGCTTGCCAGCGGACTTATTTTTGAATTACCCATAGTAATTTATTTCCTAACCAGAGTTGGCGTAGTAACTCCGCAATTCTTAAAAAAATATCGAAAATATGCGTTGGTAATAGTACTGATTCTATCAGCTGTAATAACTCCTCCTGATATTGTTAGCCAAATAATTGTGGCCATTCCGGTATTGATACTTTACGAAGTAAGTATTCTTATTTCAAAAGTGATCTACAAACAAGAACTAAGAAAAATTAATAAAAAATAG
- a CDS encoding exo-beta-N-acetylmuramidase NamZ family protein: MLKRLFKSTFLFAFIGILSCGNQNKKEQTSEEIALNNKKQQTVAEIILAANRTEAYLPLLENKKVGIVGNQTSIMKNRNGGYTHVVDSLLALDVNLVRGFAPEHGFRGTADAGEAVEDGKDTQTGLPVISLYGDNKKPKAEQLEDLDILIFDLQDVGTRFYTYISSLHYVMEACAENDVKLIVFDRPNPNGHYIDGPILETEFKSFVGMHPIPTVHGLTMGEYAKMINGEKWLKDGIQCELEVIKMENYEHSKSYDLPVKPSPNLPNAQAINLYPSLCFFEGTNVNAGRGTDKQFQVFGSPFLNEDYFDFTYTPESKAGAKNPKHLGKECYGRDLSQIAPLKQINLEWLIEAYQNTENKDKFFNAFFTKLAGTKKLQAQIEEGLSGQEIRETWQKGLAKFSEKRKEYLLY; encoded by the coding sequence ATGCTTAAAAGGTTATTCAAAAGTACATTTTTATTCGCTTTTATAGGTATTCTTTCCTGCGGAAACCAAAATAAGAAAGAGCAAACTTCAGAAGAAATTGCATTAAATAATAAGAAGCAACAAACTGTTGCTGAAATTATCCTTGCAGCAAATCGCACAGAAGCTTATTTACCTCTGCTAGAAAACAAAAAAGTAGGGATTGTGGGCAACCAAACTTCAATTATGAAGAATAGAAATGGTGGTTATACGCACGTGGTAGATTCTTTACTTGCCTTAGATGTAAACCTGGTTAGAGGTTTTGCTCCCGAGCACGGCTTTCGCGGCACTGCTGATGCTGGAGAAGCAGTAGAAGACGGTAAAGATACACAAACCGGCTTACCGGTAATTTCTCTTTACGGGGATAATAAAAAGCCCAAAGCTGAACAACTTGAAGATCTTGATATTTTAATTTTTGACCTGCAGGATGTGGGCACCAGGTTTTATACATACATTTCTTCACTACATTACGTAATGGAAGCCTGCGCTGAAAATGATGTAAAACTTATTGTATTTGATCGTCCAAATCCAAATGGGCATTATATAGACGGGCCTATCCTTGAAACAGAATTTAAAAGTTTTGTAGGTATGCATCCAATTCCAACAGTTCACGGATTAACTATGGGAGAATATGCGAAAATGATCAATGGAGAAAAGTGGCTAAAAGACGGAATTCAATGTGAACTGGAGGTGATAAAAATGGAAAATTACGAGCACTCTAAATCTTATGATCTTCCGGTTAAACCCTCACCAAATTTACCTAATGCACAGGCTATAAACTTATATCCTAGTTTATGTTTTTTTGAAGGAACCAATGTAAATGCCGGCCGCGGAACCGACAAGCAATTCCAGGTATTTGGCTCCCCATTTTTAAATGAAGATTATTTTGATTTCACCTATACACCAGAATCTAAAGCCGGAGCAAAAAATCCGAAGCACCTGGGAAAAGAATGCTACGGAAGAGATCTTAGCCAAATAGCTCCTTTAAAGCAAATAAATTTAGAATGGCTCATAGAAGCTTATCAGAATACTGAGAATAAAGATAAATTCTTCAATGCTTTTTTCACAAAACTGGCAGGAACAAAGAAGCTGCAAGCTCAAATAGAAGAAGGTTTATCTGGACAGGAAATAAGGGAAACCTGGCAGAAAGGATTGGCAAAATTTTCAGAAAAAAGAAAAGAATATTTGCTATATTAA
- a CDS encoding PLDc N-terminal domain-containing protein, whose amino-acid sequence MLAILLLAVLAIVSLLRQKLKARHQLIWLLIIILLPFFGPILYFLIIKRYKEANLVKRRVGQFKQKI is encoded by the coding sequence ATGTTGGCAATTCTATTGCTAGCAGTATTAGCCATTGTTAGTTTACTGAGACAGAAGTTAAAGGCGAGACATCAATTGATCTGGTTACTTATAATTATCTTACTACCCTTTTTCGGGCCAATATTGTATTTTCTAATTATAAAAAGATACAAAGAAGCAAATCTCGTAAAAAGAAGGGTAGGTCAATTCAAACAAAAGATTTAA